One part of the Lotus japonicus ecotype B-129 chromosome 2, LjGifu_v1.2 genome encodes these proteins:
- the LOC130736047 gene encoding uncharacterized protein LOC130736047, whose translation MGSMKRGIFIMDIDGEKAPPDDAPQRRMSFRDKLMGGAVSLKQKQVEDLVELGKMKIELVDGNRLLPSVTTDSKVLEDMSAPWKESLIVCLLGKRLGYRIMKSKLTSIWKLSGDFELLDVGNGFFMVKFDIPADREKVVNGGPWMIFDHYLAVSTWSREFVSPAARVNTTLAWIRIPGLNVVFYDESYLLSVARALGRPIKVDMNTLNADRGRFARICVELDLTLPVVGKVCIEGFWYKIEYEGLHVICTKCGCYGHHSRECKVFQPVIETSSQLAQPSEGIVQGNPSAPAAGNPSTQVAANPSDQASAVKEVTGNSAAVSDDTEDLAMNTGDISGHIDESVGNEEGEKPKLKVALDGNFEILGDWMTVVKKKKKQSVRGPVFKAQPALNNTIMGKSKNNHGERKTRDPMKKVKEVQKRNEIPMVGDHTHVGFIASESKKRRFRNTGSEVANGTYARDPQPSNTNDIWDHHLKGIQLANNV comes from the coding sequence ATGGGTTCTATGAAAAGGGGAATTTTTATTATGGACATCGATGGGGAGAAGGCACCGCCGGACGACGCACCACAACGGAGGATGTCCTTCAGGGACAAACTAATGGGGGGAGCGGTGTCTCTCAAACAGAAACAAGTTGAGGATCTCGTGGAATTGGGTAAGATGAAAATAGAGCTGGTGGATGGGAACAGACTACTACCGAGTGTTACTACTGACAGTAAGGTTTTGGAGGATATGAGTGCACCATGGAAGGAGTCGTTGATAGTCTGTCTTCTGGGGAAGAGGCTAGGGTACAGAATCATGAAGAGTAAACTGACGTCTATCTGGAAATTATCGGGAGACTTTGAACTCCTAGATGTAGGCAATGGCTTTTTTATGGTGAAATTTGATATTCCGGCAGATAGGGAGAAGGTCGTAAATGGGGGACCATGGATGATTTTTGACCATTATCTGGCAGTGTCTACATGGAGTAGGGAATTTGTCTCCCCGGCGGCCCGGGTGAATACCACGCTAGCATGGATCAGGATCCCGGGTTTGAATGTGGTCTTTTATGATGAAAGTTATCTTCTTTCCGTAGCCAGAGCACTTGGAAGGCCAATTAAGGTTGACATGAACACGCTGAACGCAGATAGAGGGAGATTTGCGCGCATATGTGTGGAACTTGACTTGACCCTGCCGGTGGTTGGAAAAGTTTGCATTGAAGGGTTTTGGTACAAAATTGAATATGAGGGCCTGCACGTTATATGTACTAAATGTGGCTGTTATGGGCATCATTCCAGGGAGTGCAAAGTGTTCCAGCCTGTGATTGAGACATCTTCTCAGCTAGCACAACCGTCTGAAGGAATCGTCCAAGGAAATCCTAGTGCGCCGGCGGCTGGAAACCCTAGTACGCAGGTGGCGGCAAACCCTAGTGACCAAGCTTCAGCGGTGAAAGAGGTGACCGGAAATTCAGCGGCAGTTTCTGATGACACGGAAGATTTGGCCATGAATACAGGAGATATTAGTGGACATATTGATGAGTCAGTTGGCAACGAGGAGGGAGAGAAGCCTAAATTAAAGGTGGCACTTGATGGAAATTTCGAAATTTTAGGTGATTGGATGACTGttgtgaagaaaaaaaagaaacaatctGTGCGGGGCCCAGTTTTTAAAGCACAGCCAGCTTTGAATAACACAATCATGGGAAAATCAAAGAATAATCATGGGGAACGGAAAACAAGGGATCCCATGAAGAAAGTCAAAGAGGTTCAAAAGAGGAATGAAATTCCAATGGTGGGAGACCACACACACGTGGGATTTATTGCATCTGAAAGCAAAAAACGTAGATTCCGCAACACTGGCTCAGAGGTGGCGAATGGCACTTATGCGCGGGACCCACAACCATCCAATACCAATGATATTTGGGATCATCATCTCAAGGGTATTCAATTGGCAAATAACGTGTAG
- the LOC130736046 gene encoding uncharacterized protein LOC130736046 yields MPSLAGPWGNFPNINHCVLMIGFEDLKILSWNVRGALHDNGKLFLKELIRTKQPDIVILLETRCQFSRVSQFWSSVGFSLAYISEAVGFSGGIWILTNNSSNLSCRLHHMHQQVVSFEVWRDSLSWIYSAIYASPIPARREELWSLLVDLRRNISIPWLLVGDWNEILHPGEVRGGEFIASRANRFAMTLNGCGLVDLGMSGGKYTWFRKRNNSIILLKRLDRALGDAAWRIAFPDAFVEGLHRIHSDHCPLLINFSAARESGNERPFRFLAAWVDHPEYRSVVQAAWNTGQQTITTKLNRVQMDSCAFNKNVFGNIFRRKRWVEGRLRGVQRELSFRVSSDMTRFEAELQMEYRSLLKQEELLWFQKARENRVKFGDRNTSYFHTHTVIRRKRNRIHRLKLDDGSWSEDQSVLIAQFQNYFQGLFTADADTIDPTLQIVSVPSIQDRERAKLDLPVIKEEVRQALFSMKSLSAPGPDGFHAYFFKRYWDLVGEDVWRVVREAFETGTVSEDLLETLIVLIPKVDHPANVKEFRPISLCNVVYKLITKVVVNRLRPLLNKVIGPMQSSFLPGRGTMDNAILAQEIIHYMGTCGAKKGSLAFKIDLEKAYDSVSWPFLQDTLMRFGFSERLVSLIMRCVTGSKLSILWNGSRLPSFKPGRGLRQGDPLSPYLFVLCMERLSLSIQRSVEVGDWKPIRIATGCKAQVNVVASLLMDFCAYSGLKINMVKSKAIASKGVRADVRGEIRSIAPIPFVRDLGKYLGFPLSKGRITRGRFNFLLDNIQRKMATWKTNMLNMAGRVCLAKSVISSIPTYTMQAFWLPRSITHKIDQMMRGFIWSKHAGQRGWHLINWQTVTSAKEDGGLGIKCMDDFNTALLGKAVWQLSDVSPKLWVQALTHKYLKDTSIFSAGNRSNSSPIWRGILRARDQLAEGFKYRIGDGSSSVWYHDWSGKGKIAEQIPFVHISDTNLQLRDLIVENNWNLNRVMTWMPEEIVSRFASIEPRVSITAVDRWCWKGNDGGTYTVRDDYKWLRERHNTMIYVGQAWNWVWKLAVPEKIRFFIWLTLHEGLPVNANRFRCHLADTETCARCSLGVENCLHCLRDCPHSSELWAKLGAWRWRSFRSNNLQDWIKTQAQSSHSMEFLAGVSGCWKWRNNMILDPQPWPFQLAWQKLSHDHDELVRYDTKGDGQLLQLHWSLPSQDFIKLNSDGSYKEDVNIMGGGGILRDNQGNWIAGFTSSQSEGSPFLAEALALRDGLRLAWGHGIRKLVCETDCQDLNEVLVDMSRVNRHDHAAVLKDIKELMERNWRITLAWTQRECNTAADWLARQGALSLIPGVIELNYPPPELAIILLRDKLAVDRLKARLVAKRYTQINGLDYGDTFALVAKMSYVRLFLAIAAIRHWPLYQLDIKNAFLHGDLEEEIYMEQPPGLAAQGELGKVCRLKKSLYGLKQLPRAFS; encoded by the exons ATGCCTAGCTTGGCTGGGCCGTGGGGGAATTTCCCCAATATCAATCATTGTGTTTTAATGATTGGTTTTGAAGACTTAAAAATTCTGTCTTGGAATGTAAGAGGAGCTTTACATGACAATGGGAAGCTCTTCTTGAAGGAATTAATTCGGACAAAACAACCAGACATTGTGATTCTACTTGAGACAAGATGTCAGTTTAGTAGAGTGAGCCAATTTTGGAGTTCTGTGGGTTTCTCCCTAGCTTACATTTCTGAAGCAGTAGGGTTTAGTGGCGGTATTTGGATCCTCACCAATAACTCGTCCAACCTGTCTTGCAGGCTTCATCATATGCATCAACAAGTGGTTTCATTTGAGGTTTGGAGAGACAGCCTCTCTTGGATTTATAGTGCAATTTATGCTTCCCCCATTCCAGCTCGTCGTGAAGAGCTTTGGAGCCTCTTGGTAGATCTTCGTAGGAACATCTCCATACCTTGGCTGCTTGTGGGAGATTGGAATGAAATCCTTCATCCGGGTGAAGTGCGTGGGGGTGAGTTCATTGCGTCTCGGGCTAACAGGTTTGCTATGACTCTCAATGGCTGTGGTCTAGTTGATCTGGGCATGTCGGGAGGCAAATATACTTGGTTTCGGAAGAGAAATAATAGCATCATTTTGTTAAAAAGACTGGACCGTGCTTTAGGGGATGCAGCTTGGAGGATTGCGTTCCCTGATGCTTTTGTGGAAGGACTTCACCGTATACATTCAGATCATTGTCCCCTCCTAATCAACTTCAGTGCGGCTAGGGAATCGGGTAATGAACGACCCTTCCGCTTTTTGGCAGCCTGGGTTGATCACCCAGAGTACAGGAGCGTGGTTCAGGCAGCATGGAACACTGGGCAACAAACCATAACCACTAAGCTGAATCGGGTCCAGATGGATTCTTGTGCCTTCAATAAAAATGTCTTTGGAAACATCTTTCGTCGGAAGCGTTGGGTGGAAGGCAGGCTTAGAGGGGTCCAACGAGAGTTGAGTTTTCGGGTCTCTTCGGACATGACTCGCTTTGAGGCAGAACTCCAAATGGAGTATCGAAGCTTGCTCAAACAGGAAGAGTTGCTCTGGTTCCAGAAGGCAAGAGAAAATAGAGTGAAATTTGGAGATAGAAACACAAGCTATTTTCATACCCACACCGTGATTCGTAGGAAGCGAAACAGGATTCACCGGCTTAAGCTGGATGATGGTTCGTGGAGTGAGGACCAGTCAGTTCTGATTGCGCAGTTCCAAAACTACTTTCAGGGCCTCTTCACTGCCGATGCCGATACTATTGATCCTACACTCCAGATTGTTTCAGTGCCTTCGATACAGGATAGGGAGAGAGCTAAACTTGACTTACCGGTGATCAAGGAAGAAGTTCGTCAGGCTTTATTCTCCATGAAGTCTTTGTCGGCACCTGGTCCGGATGGCTTTCACGCATACTTCTTCAAACGGTATTGGGACTTGGTGGGTGAGGACGTATGGAGGGTTGTGCGAGAGGCCTTTGAAACAGGGACAGTCAGTGAGGATCTCTTGGAAACTTTAATTGTCCTAATCCCCAAGGTTGATCATCCAGCTAATGTCAAGGAATTTCGACCCATCAGTTTATGCAACGTGGTGTACAAGCTAATAACCAAGGTGGTGGTGAATAGGCTCCGTCCCCTATTGAACAAGGTAATTGGACCCATGCAAAGTAGTTTTCTTCCAGGGAGGGGAACGATGGATAATGCAATACTTGCGCAAGAGATTATACATTATATGGGCACTTGTGGAGCAAAGAAAGGGAGTTTAGCGTTCAAAATTGATTTAGAGAAGGCATACGACAGTGTCTCTTGGCCCTTTCTTCAGGACACCTTAATGAGATTTGGCTTCTCGGAGAGGTTGGTCTCTCTTATCATGCGCTGTGTAACGGGCTCTAAGCTTTCTATCCTTTGGAATGGATCTCGTCTTCCTTCATTCAAACCAGGTAGAGGCCTCCGTCAAGGTGATCCTCTTTCACcttatttgtttgttttatgTATGGAACGCCTTTCCTTGAGCATTCAAAGGTCTGTGGAAGTTGGTGATTGGAAGCCTATCAGAATTGCTACtggttgtaaggcccaa GTCAACGTAGTTGCATCGTTGTTAATGGATTTTTGTGCGTACTCTGGGTTAAAAATTAACATGGTCAAGTCTAAAGCCATTGCTTCAAAAGGGGTCCGGGCTGATGTTAGAGGAGAAATCAGAAGCATAGCTCCCATTCCCTTCGTGCGAGATTTGGGTAAATACCTTGGTTTTCCCTTGAGTAAAGGGCGAATTACGAGAGGGAGGTTCAACTTTTTACTTGACAACATTCAGCGGAAAATGGCTACGTGGAAGACCAACATGTTAAACATGGCGGGAAGGGTGTGCTTGGCGAAGTCGGTCATATCATCCATCCCTACCTATACCATGCAGGCTTTTTGGTTGCCTAGGAGCATTACTCATAAAATTGACCAGATGATGAGGGGGTTTATTTGGTCCAAACATGCTGGACAACGAGGTTGGCATTTAATTAATTGGCAAACAGTAACTAGTGCAAAAGAGGATGGTGGCCTAGGCATCAAGTGCATGGATGACTTCAATACTGCTCTTTTGGGGAAAGCAGTTTGGCAGCTTAGTGATGTTTCTCCCAAGTTATGGGTACAAGCTTTAACCCATAAATACCTAAAAGATACTTCCATTTTTAGTGCAGGAAACAGGTCCAATTCTTCTCCTATTTGGCGAGGAATCTTGAGGGCGCGTGACCAGCTAGCTGAGGGATTTAAGTACAGAATTGGTGATGGTAGCTCTTCAGTATGGTACCATGATTGGTCTGGGAAGGGAAAAATCGCAGAACAAATTCCCTTTGTGCATATATCTGACACAAATTTGCAACTTCGGGATTTAATTGTTGAGAATAATTGGAACCTGAATAGAGTTATGACTTGGATGCCAGAGGAGATAGTGAGCAGATTTGCCTCCATTGAGCCTCGCGTTTCAATCACTGCGGTGGATAGATGGTGCTGGAAGGGTAATGATGGTGGCACTTATACAGTAAGGGACGATTACAAGTGGTTGAGGGAGAGACACAACACAATGATATATGTTGGGCAAGCGTGGAATTGGGTGTGGAAGTTAGCTGTGCCGGAGAAAATTCGTTTTTTCATCTGGTTAACGCTTCATGAAGGCCTCCCGGTTAACGCTAACAGGTTTCGTTGCCATCTAGCTGACACAGAAACGTGTGCTCGCTGCTCCTTGGGTGTGGAAAACTGCCTACACTGTTTAAGGGACTGTCCCCATTCGAGTGAACTATGGGCGAAATTGGGAGCTTGGAGATGGAGAAGTTTCAGGTCGAATAACTTGCAGGATTGGATCAAAACTCAAGCACAAAGTAGCCATTCAATGGAGTTCTTAGCAGGAGTTTCGGGTTGCTGGAAGTGGAGAAATAACATGATTCTTGATCCTCAACCTTGGCCGTTCCAACTAGCTTGGCAGAAGCTTAGCCATGATCATGATGAGCTGGTGCGATATGACACTAAAGGGGATGGTCAGCTTCTCCAGTTGCATTGGTCTCTTCCTTCACAAGACTTCATAAAGCTAAACTCTGATGGAAGCTACAAGGAAGACGTGAATATCATGGGTGGTGGCGGAATCCTGAGAGATAACCAAGGGAATTGGATTGCTGGTTTTACTAGCTCTCAATCTGAGGGCTCTCCGTTTCTTGCGGAGGCTTTGGCCTTGCGAGATGGTCTCCGGTTGGCGTGGGGGCATGGAATTAGAAAGCTAGTGTGTGAAACGGATTGTCAAGATCTGAATGAGGTGCTGGTTGATATGAGCCGTGTTAACCGTCATGATCATGCTGCAGTTTTGAAGGACATTAAAGAGCTGATGGAGAGGAATTGGAGGATCACGCTGGCATGGACTCAAAGGGAATGCAACACTGCTGCTGATTGGTTAGCTAGACAGGGAGCCTTGTCTCTCATTCCTGGTGTTATAGAGCTGAATTATCCTCCTCCAGAATTGGCTATCATTCTGTTGAGGGATAAATTGGCT GTGGACCGCTTAAAGGCCCGACTTGTTGCCAAAAGGTACACTCAAATCAATGGTCTGGATTATGGTGATACATTCGCTCTTGTTGCTAAGATGAGTTATGTTCGTTTGTTTTTAGCCATTGCTGCCATTCGCCATTGGCCGTTGTATCAACTTGATATTAAGAACGCTTTCTTACATGGTGATTTGGAGGAGGAGATTTATATGGAGCAACCACCTGGGCTTGCTGCTCAGGGGGAGTTAGGTAAGGTTTGCCGGTTGAAGAAATCTCTATATGGTTTAAAGCAATTACCTCGAGCTTTCTCATAA